In Populus trichocarpa isolate Nisqually-1 chromosome 16, P.trichocarpa_v4.1, whole genome shotgun sequence, a genomic segment contains:
- the LOC7488102 gene encoding uncharacterized protein LOC7488102, whose protein sequence is MNALNNLGIVLTVVFSVCLAALVFEILYVLWRRRRFLRRSVTSSGADGEFRSNSDSLYTKPSKELLYFFCWKNQTTRIEPDSTTPQEASAVAPPVPADGADALVEEMLKLQGMYGPSRVLFTIKEEEMEVTENDDSSIENELVKSKKRKKSSSDFCFEGAVANDVEVEVEVDDVTTPFWTPCASPQYYYTPSPSPPRDGNLSRKNSGTENEVSVVVLGDSGENTTMSFVSIEIHS, encoded by the coding sequence ATGAATGCTCTAAACAATCTAGGAATAGTGCTCACAGTTGTCTTCTCGGTCTGTCTTGCCGCTCTGGTCTTCGAGATCCTTTACGTTCTCTGGCGCCGAAGAAGATTCCTCCGACGGAGTGTCACAAGTTCTGGTGCTGACGGGGAATTCAGAAGTAATAGCGATTCACTCTACACGAAGCCGTCTAAAGAGCTTCTCTACTTCTTCTGCTGGAAAAACCAAACGACTCGCATCGAACCTGACTCTACAACACCACAGGAAGCCTCCGCGGTGGCTCCGCCAGTTCCAGCAGACGGTGCAGATGCGTTGGTGGAGGAGATGTTGAAGTTGCAAGGGATGTACGGACCATCGAGAGTTTTGTTTACTATTAAGGAAGAGGAGATGGAGGTAACTGAGAACGACGACTCGTCGATAGAGAACGAGCTTGTTAAAAGCAAGAAGAGGAAAAAGAGTAgtagtgatttttgttttgaaggaGCAGTTGCTAATGATGTGGAGGTTGAGGTTGAGGTTGATGATGTAACGACGCCGTTTTGGACACCGTGTGCATCTCCTCAGTATTATTATACTCCCTCACCTTCTCCTCCTCGTGATGGAAATCTATCACGCAAGAACTCAGGGACTGAAAATGAAGTCAGTGTCGTCGTCTTAGGTGATTCTGGTGAGAATACGACGATGTCGTTTGTTAGCATAGAAATTCATAGTTAG